Proteins from one Podospora pseudoanserina strain CBS 124.78 chromosome 1, whole genome shotgun sequence genomic window:
- a CDS encoding hypothetical protein (COG:S; EggNog:ENOG503PV2M) translates to MFGLPPQISEAELRAAEAEATFTIQRVIATAAALYLSPFVIDAVSKVF, encoded by the exons ATGTTCGGTT TGCCCCCACAAATctccgaggccgagcttcGCGCCGCCGAGGCGGAGGCCACCTTCACCATCCAGCGGGTCATCGCCACAGCCGCTGCTCTCTACCTCT CCCCCTTCGTCATCGATGCCGTCTCCAAGGTCTTCTAA
- the GCV2 gene encoding glycine decarboxylase subunit P (COG:E; BUSCO:EOG09260DBG; EggNog:ENOG503NWQC), producing the protein MASRQQMAHLRKVPGALLHASRASRPLLRPRISTACSTPKALARWESTTSAAWESPKPTLQTPEFHRLPDLFPINESFTKRHIGPDDQGVQEMLQALSPPVKSLDEFVEQVIPADIRSTRELFVTEGKQSESETMSREGLQEWEVQKIAQDIAGTPNKSERYFIGEGYYGTLVPEVIKRNVLESPAWYTSYTPYQPEISQGRLESLLNFQTLVTDLTALPVANASLLDEGTAAAEAMAISLNSLPTSRQKLKGKTFVVSKSTHPATIKVLCGRAEALGVEVAIMDVNESTLASLQELGDNLVGVMLQYPDRFGNAADFRSIADAVHKQGALLSVGTDLLALTLLTPPGELGADIVFGNSQRFGVPFGSGGPHAAFFAVQEKLKRKMPGRLVGVSKDRLGGRALRLALQTREQHIRREKATSNVCTAQALLANMAAFYAVYHGPEGLKRIAERCNLAARVIWAAARRYGYEAQEPIFDKVTIDLPNMADKFYRFAKETGVYVKPVGESKVAISLDETVTEEDLTRLVQILGDFRSYLVQQSANSGEDYASTVKSLLEEQSVRTANIPETLKRTSPYLTHPVFNSHHSETEMLRYIHHLQSKDLSLVHSMIPLGSCTMKLNGSAEMSLITLPGFANVHPGRLKQNIKAQPIYTIIYELEEQLKSITGMDGVSLQPNSGAQGEYAGLRIIRSYLDSQRGPDDPVRDICLIPVSAHGTNPASAAMAGMRVVPIKCDTKTGNLDLEDLRAKCEQHSKQIGAIMITYPSTFGVFEPQIKEVCNIIHSHGGQVYMDGANMNAQIGLCSPGEIGADVCHLNLHKTFCIPHGGGGPGVGPVCVKKHLGPHLPISTLHNYPNHTTTQVTSAPFGSAGILPISWSYIALMGAAGLKKATQVGLLNANYLLAKLKPHYSILYTNEHGRCAHEFILDVRPFQATAGIEAIDIAKRLQDYGFHAPTMSWPVANTLMIEPTESESKEELDRFVDALVSIREEIREIEEGKAPREGNVLKMAPHPMVDIIGGDGEEGSKWDRPYSRTKAAYPLPWLKEKKFWPSVARINDTYGDTNLFCTCPPVEDTTGGNLSSVQTSQ; encoded by the exons ATGGCTTCCAGACAGCAGATGGCGCACCTGCGCAAGGTACCAGGTGCTTTGCTCCACGCTTCCCGAGCTTCAAGACCACTTTTGCGACCTCGCATTTCAACTGCTTGCTCTACTCCCAAGGCACTCGCACGATGGGAGAGCACCACGAGCGCTGCCTGGGAAAGCCCGAAACCGACCCTCCAGACACCCGAGTTCCATAGACTGCCCGACCTGTTTCCTATCAATGAGAGCTTCACCAAACGGCATATCGGCCCGGACGATCAGGGCGTGCAGGAGATGCTCCAGGCTCTTTCGCCCCCTGTCAAGTCGCTTGACGAATTCGTGGAGCAAGTCATACCCGCGGATATCCGGTCAACCAGGGAGTTGTTTGTGACTGAGGGAAAGCAGTCTGAGAGCGAAACCATGTCGAGGGAGGGTCTCCAGGAATGGGAGGTTCAGAAGATCGCACAGGACATTGCTGGGACTCCCAACAAGTCGGAGAGATACTTCATTGGCGAAGGATACTACGGCACTTTGGTCCCTGAAGTAATCAAGCGCAATGTGCTCGAGAGCCCGGCTTGGTACACCAGTTATACGCCATACCAACCCGAGATCAGCCAGGGCCGTCTCGAGTCCCTGCTCAACTTTCAGACCTTGGTGACTGATCTGACAGCTCTCCCGGTTGCCAATGCTAGTTTGCTGGACGAGGGAACTGCGGCAGCCGAAGCGATGGCTATCTCCCTGAACTCGTTGCCTACGTCGAGGCAGAAGCTGAAAGGAAAGACGTTTGTTGTCTCCAAGTCAACTCATCCTGCGACAATCAAGGTGTTGTGCGGACGTGCTGAAGCGTTGGGGGTCGAGGTCGCCATTATGGACGTTAACGAGTCCACGCTCGCCAGCCTGCAGGAGTTGGGCGATAACTTGGTCGGTGTCATGCTCCAGTACCCTGATAGGTTCGGTAACGCTGCCGACTTCCGATCGATTGCCGATGCCGTTCACAAGCAAGGCGCGCTCCTCAGTGTCGGAACAGACCTGCTCGCACTTACTCTCTTAACCCCACCGGGCGAACTCGGTGCTGATATCGTGTTTGGAAACTCGCAAAGATTCGGTGTACCCTTCGGATCGGGAGGACCCCATGCTGCTTTCTTTGCCGTgcaggagaagctcaagaggaagatgcccgGTCGTCTTGTCGGCGTATCCAAGGATCGTCTCGGTGGTCGTGCTCTTCGTCTGGCCTTGCAGACACGAGAACAGCATATCAGGAGAGAGAAGGCTACCAGCAATGTCTGCACTGCTCAAGCTTTGCTCGCCAACATGGCCGCATTTTACGCAGTTTACCACGGCCCTGAAGGTCTGAAGCGGATTGCTGAGAGATGCAACCTTGCTGCACGGGTTATTTGGGCGGCCGCTAGACGCTATGGCTATGAAGCCCAGGAGCCGATTTTCGACAAAGTTACCATCGACTTGCCAAACATGGCTGATAAGTTTTACCGTTTCGCAAAGGAGACTGGGGTCTACGTCAAACCAGTCGGCGAGAGCAAGGTTGCTATCAGCCTGGATGAGACGGTcacggaggaggatttgaCCAGACTTGTCCAGATTCTTGGTGACTTCCGTTCCTATCTGGTGCAGCAGTCGGCAAACTCTGGAGAGGATTATGCTTCCACTGTCAAGAGCTTGCTCGAGGAGCAGTCCGTCAGAACTGCCAACATACCCGAGACGTTGAAGAGGACCTCCCCGTACCTGACACATCCCGtcttcaacagccaccactcCGAGACAGAGATGCTCCGCtacatccaccaccttcagTCCAAGGATCTCTCCCTGGTGCACTCCATGATTCCTCTGGGCTCATGCACCATGAAGCTGAACGGTAGCGCTGAAATGTCGCTCATCACCCTGCCAGGCTTTGCCAATGTTCATCCTGGACGTTTGAAGCAGAACATCAAGGCGCAGCCGATTTACACTATCATCTACGAGCTTGAGGAGCAGTTGAAGAGCATCACAGGCATGGATGGTGTGAGTTTGCAGCCAAACTCGGGTGCTCAGGGCGAGTACGCAGGTTTGCGGATTATCCGTAGCTACCTCGACTCTCAGCGCGGCCCTGACGATCCTGTCCGTGACATCTGCTTGATTCCTGTTTCGGCCCACGGCACGAATCCGGCGTCAGCAGCTATGGCGGGCATGCGTGTTGTCCCCATCAAGTGCGACACTAAGACGGGCAACTTGGATCTCGAGGACCTTCGGGCCAAGTGTGAGCAGCACTCCAAGCAGATTGGTGCCATTATGATCACCTACCCCAGCACCTTCGGTGTTTTCGAGCCGCAAATCAAGGAGGTCTGCAACATCATCCATTCCCATGGTGGCCAGGTGTACATGGACGGCGCCAACATGAACGCTCAGATCGGCCTTTGCAGCCCTGGTGAGATTGGCGCAGATGTGTGCCATCTCAACCTGCACAAGACTTTCTGCATTCCccacggcggtggtggcccaGGTGTCGGCCCTGTCTGCGTCAAGAAGCATCTGGGTCCTCACCTTCCCATTTCTACGCTCCACAACTACCCCAACCATACCACAACGCAGGTGACCAGTGCGCCATTTGGAAGCGCCGgtatcctccccatcagctGGTCGTACATTGCTCTCATGGGCGCCGCCGGCCTCAAGAAGGCCACCCAGGTCGGCCTTCTCAACGCCAACTATCTCCTCGCCAAGCTCAAGCCCCACTACTCGATTTTGTACACCAACGAACACGGCAGATGCGCCCACGAGTTCATCCTGGACGTCCGGCCTTTCCAGGCCACCGCCGGCATCGAGGCGATCGACATCGCGAAGCGCCTGCAGGATTATGGCTTCCACGCTCCCACCATGAGCTGGCCCGTGGCCAACACCCTCATGATTGAACCTACCGAGTCCGAGtccaaggaggagcttgaccGCTTCGTCGATGCTCTTGTCAGCATTCGCGAGGAGATTCgtgagattgaggagggcaaggccCCGCGTGAGGGCAACGTCTTGAAGATGGCGCCTCATCCCATGGTGGATATCAttggcggcgatggtgaggagggaagcAAGTGGGATAGGCCTTATAGCCGCACCAAGGCTGCCTACCCGCTGCCTTggctcaaggagaagaagttcTGGCCTAGTGTGGCGAGAATTAACGATA CTTACGGAGATACCAACCTTTTCTGCACCTGCCCTCCTGTTGAGGACACGACGGGCGGTAATCTGTCTTCTGTTCAGACTTCTCAATAG